One window of Xanthomonas sp. 10-10 genomic DNA carries:
- a CDS encoding APC family permease encodes MLSAPIAPSPATLVAAPPRTLGVWSALSANLLNMIGIGPFITIPLALSALAGPAVLLGWVAGALLCVCDGLVWAELGAAIPRSGGPYHYLREAYGRERWGRLFGFLYLWQTLLTAPLSVGSAAVGCAQYLAFLMPGLSQSRLTAIAMALCAFNTLLLYRKVRSVQLLSLLVSAVVLGACMWIIGSGVLHFDARIANAFLYARPASPHGFWLGFGAVALIAVYDYGGYNNVCMLGGEIRKPRRTIPRAVLLSIPIVALLYLGLNITLLGVLPWQQAAHSKAVMADFMQAIYGPAGATVAVALIALAAWGSALVVLLGYSRVPYAAAAAGQFFGVFARLHPRGGFPTVSLLFVGATSTLACLLSLDDLIATLMIIQILFQFLAQCLAVVLLRRKRRRRAFAMPLYPWPLLVSVFGWIYLLATSPGRRVLAAVLALCVGSAVYLLQARRERAWPFQLQ; translated from the coding sequence ATGTTGAGCGCCCCCATCGCACCTTCACCGGCCACGCTCGTCGCTGCGCCACCGCGCACGCTCGGGGTCTGGAGCGCGCTGTCGGCGAACCTGCTCAACATGATCGGCATCGGCCCGTTCATCACCATCCCGTTGGCGTTGTCGGCGCTGGCCGGGCCGGCGGTGTTGCTGGGCTGGGTCGCCGGCGCGCTGCTGTGCGTGTGCGATGGATTGGTGTGGGCCGAACTGGGCGCGGCGATTCCGCGCTCCGGCGGGCCGTATCACTACCTGCGCGAGGCCTACGGGCGCGAACGCTGGGGGCGGCTGTTCGGTTTTCTATACCTGTGGCAGACACTGTTGACCGCGCCACTGTCGGTTGGCTCGGCAGCGGTGGGCTGCGCGCAATACCTGGCTTTCCTGATGCCGGGACTGAGCCAGAGCCGGCTCACGGCGATCGCGATGGCGCTGTGCGCGTTCAACACCTTGCTGCTGTACCGCAAGGTGCGCTCGGTGCAGTTGCTGTCGTTGCTGGTCAGCGCGGTGGTCCTGGGCGCCTGCATGTGGATCATCGGCAGTGGCGTGCTGCATTTCGATGCCCGCATCGCCAACGCATTCTTGTACGCGCGCCCCGCCTCGCCGCATGGGTTCTGGCTGGGCTTCGGTGCGGTGGCGCTGATCGCGGTCTACGACTACGGCGGCTACAACAACGTGTGCATGCTCGGCGGCGAAATCCGCAAGCCGCGGCGCACGATTCCGCGCGCGGTGCTGCTCTCGATCCCGATCGTGGCGCTGCTGTACCTGGGCCTCAACATCACCCTGCTCGGGGTGCTGCCGTGGCAGCAGGCCGCGCACTCCAAGGCGGTGATGGCCGACTTCATGCAGGCCATCTACGGCCCGGCCGGCGCCACGGTGGCCGTGGCGCTGATCGCGCTGGCCGCGTGGGGCTCGGCGCTGGTGGTGCTGCTGGGCTACTCGCGGGTGCCGTACGCCGCCGCTGCGGCCGGGCAGTTCTTTGGCGTGTTCGCGCGGCTGCATCCGCGCGGCGGTTTCCCCACCGTGTCGCTGCTGTTCGTCGGCGCGACCTCCACGCTGGCCTGCCTGCTGTCGCTGGACGATCTGATCGCCACCTTGATGATCATCCAGATCCTGTTCCAGTTTCTGGCGCAATGCCTGGCGGTGGTGCTGCTGCGTCGCAAGCGGCGCAGGCGAGCGTTTGCGATGCCGCTGTATCCGTGGCCGCTGCTGGTCAGCGTGTTCGGCTGGATCTATCTGCTGGCGACCAGCCCGGGGCGACGCGTGCTCGCCGCGGTGCTGGCGCTGTGCGTGGGTAGCGCGGTGTATCTGCTGCAGGCACGGAGGGAGCGCGCATGGCCGTTCCAGCTGCAATGA
- a CDS encoding beta-galactosidase, which translates to MKRRTLCTFGLLAPFGLAASPQPQPSLHAPQPDGQAHAFGFAQGHFTLDGQPWQLRSGEMHPLRIARADWLHRIRMAKAMGLNTIALYLMWNALEREPGQFDLDTGERDFVAFIRLCQQEGMWVYLRPGPYVCAEWTLGGLPPYLLREPGMRLRDRTDARYMAAVQRYIDAVAPRIAQLMASAGGPVLMLQIENEYNMHGADAGYLQALAALWRTHGIDGPFSLAEGMKDLRRRKAYLPGAALGLDGADLAELQEANQIAGNAPVWVAEGYPGWLTHWGEEAFAQRDYAPMLQQLMAAGGSFNLYVVHGGSNFGLSAGANAEDDGSQFQPALTSYDYSAPIDEGGRATPAYLTLRNIIATHTGSALPALPAPPPRARFAPVMAQPIAALWDNLSTGPLQVARPTDNQTLLRQNLGLVVYRRRIAAGTHLQLGRVHDYASVQLDGREIGHVSRMQHARLNSDPQLTLPDVTSTERVLEVLVDSFGHINFGPALGDAKGLLGPVHLDGRELRDWQVQGMALDGDAPPTLRPLQGLPTRPGLFFATEITLDTVGDIYVDMRQWRKGYLWINGRLLGRYWEIGPQHCLHCPGAWLRPGRNAVLVLDLHQLQPAAIHCADGLTASVKRSNDVSLAHAERCAC; encoded by the coding sequence ATGAAGCGCAGGACCTTGTGCACGTTCGGCCTGCTCGCCCCGTTCGGGCTGGCGGCATCGCCGCAGCCGCAGCCGTCGCTGCACGCACCGCAACCGGATGGGCAGGCGCATGCATTCGGATTCGCGCAGGGGCACTTCACCCTGGACGGGCAGCCCTGGCAGCTGCGTAGCGGCGAAATGCATCCGCTGCGCATCGCGCGCGCCGATTGGCTGCACCGCATCCGCATGGCCAAGGCGATGGGCCTGAATACCATCGCGTTGTATCTGATGTGGAATGCGCTGGAACGCGAACCGGGGCAGTTCGACCTGGATACCGGCGAGCGCGACTTCGTCGCCTTCATCCGGCTGTGCCAGCAGGAAGGCATGTGGGTGTACCTGCGCCCCGGTCCCTATGTGTGCGCGGAATGGACGCTGGGCGGGCTGCCGCCGTACCTGCTGCGCGAGCCGGGCATGCGCCTGCGCGACCGGACCGACGCGCGCTACATGGCTGCGGTGCAGCGCTACATCGATGCGGTGGCGCCGCGGATCGCACAGCTGATGGCCAGTGCCGGCGGCCCGGTGCTGATGCTGCAGATCGAAAACGAATACAACATGCACGGCGCCGATGCGGGCTACCTGCAGGCATTGGCTGCACTGTGGCGCACGCACGGCATCGATGGCCCGTTCTCGTTGGCCGAAGGCATGAAGGATCTGCGCCGACGCAAGGCCTATCTTCCCGGTGCTGCGCTGGGACTGGATGGCGCCGATCTCGCTGAACTGCAGGAAGCAAACCAGATCGCAGGCAATGCGCCGGTGTGGGTGGCCGAAGGCTATCCTGGCTGGTTGACGCATTGGGGCGAAGAGGCCTTCGCGCAGCGCGACTACGCGCCGATGCTGCAGCAACTGATGGCCGCCGGTGGCTCGTTCAATCTCTATGTGGTGCACGGCGGCAGCAATTTCGGATTGAGCGCCGGTGCCAATGCCGAAGACGATGGTTCGCAGTTCCAGCCCGCGCTGACCAGCTACGACTACAGCGCCCCGATCGACGAAGGCGGGCGCGCCACGCCTGCGTACCTGACGCTGCGAAACATCATCGCGACGCACACCGGCAGCGCGCTGCCGGCGCTGCCGGCGCCGCCACCGCGGGCGCGTTTTGCGCCGGTCATGGCGCAGCCGATCGCCGCGCTGTGGGACAACCTGAGCACCGGGCCGCTGCAGGTCGCACGCCCGACCGACAACCAGACCCTGCTCCGGCAGAACCTGGGTCTGGTGGTATACCGGCGCCGCATCGCGGCCGGTACGCATCTGCAACTGGGGCGAGTGCACGACTACGCGAGCGTGCAACTCGACGGTCGCGAGATCGGCCATGTCTCGCGCATGCAGCACGCACGCCTCAACAGCGATCCGCAGCTGACCCTGCCGGACGTCACCTCCACCGAGCGCGTGCTGGAGGTGCTGGTGGACAGCTTCGGCCATATCAACTTCGGCCCGGCGCTGGGCGATGCAAAAGGCCTGCTTGGTCCGGTGCACCTCGATGGCAGGGAACTGCGCGACTGGCAGGTGCAGGGCATGGCGCTGGACGGCGATGCGCCGCCCACGCTACGGCCGTTGCAAGGTCTCCCCACCCGGCCTGGCCTGTTCTTCGCAACCGAAATCACCCTGGACACGGTCGGCGACATCTACGTGGACATGCGTCAGTGGCGCAAGGGCTATCTGTGGATCAACGGCAGGCTGCTCGGGCGCTACTGGGAAATCGGCCCGCAGCACTGCCTGCATTGCCCGGGCGCCTGGTTGCGGCCCGGCCGCAACGCGGTGCTGGTGCTGGATCTGCATCAACTTCAGCCCGCCGCCATCCACTGTGCCGACGGGCTGACCGCCTCGGTCAAACGCAGCAACGACGTATCGCTCGCGCATGCAGAGCGCTGCGCATGTTGA
- a CDS encoding carbohydrate kinase family protein: MAVPAAMSAAQIAVVGEVYLDHIFSGFARWPAPGEEALAQHYRRELGGGTLITACALAQLGCNVRVIGAIGAQDRALFAHRLGDFGVSADGLIDSPVGTGVTTSVSLQDDRSFFTYAGANADLGGLLLRDDVIAAMCAATHVHFALPLPATVARSLLPQLARAGCSTSLDVGFSPQWLADPDNRATCRAVTWFLPNQKEAALMGCGDSVDACVAWAQAQGLREVVVKHGAAGAMVVDTAGGRSIPAPQVQLRDSTGAGDAFDAGFIAARLHGLSLDAAARQGCRCGAACCSALGALDGLASLPPLFSPPEDIP; the protein is encoded by the coding sequence ATGGCCGTTCCAGCTGCAATGAGCGCTGCGCAGATCGCGGTGGTCGGCGAGGTCTACCTGGACCACATCTTCAGCGGCTTCGCACGCTGGCCGGCGCCTGGCGAAGAAGCGCTCGCGCAGCACTACCGGCGCGAACTCGGCGGCGGCACCCTCATCACCGCCTGCGCGCTGGCGCAGCTGGGCTGCAACGTGCGCGTGATCGGCGCGATCGGTGCGCAGGACCGTGCGCTGTTCGCGCACCGCCTGGGCGACTTCGGCGTTTCGGCCGACGGGCTGATCGACTCGCCCGTCGGCACCGGCGTGACCACCAGCGTCTCGCTGCAGGACGACCGTTCGTTCTTTACCTATGCCGGCGCCAATGCCGACCTGGGTGGGTTGCTGCTGCGCGACGACGTCATCGCTGCAATGTGTGCGGCCACGCATGTGCACTTCGCACTGCCGCTGCCGGCCACGGTCGCGCGCAGCTTGCTGCCGCAGCTGGCGCGCGCCGGCTGCAGCACTTCGCTGGATGTCGGCTTCAGCCCGCAATGGCTCGCCGACCCGGACAACCGCGCCACCTGTCGCGCGGTCACCTGGTTCCTGCCCAACCAGAAGGAAGCCGCGCTGATGGGCTGCGGCGACAGCGTCGACGCCTGCGTGGCCTGGGCGCAGGCGCAAGGCCTGCGCGAGGTCGTGGTCAAACACGGTGCTGCCGGCGCGATGGTCGTCGATACCGCCGGCGGCCGTTCGATTCCCGCGCCCCAGGTGCAACTGCGTGACAGCACCGGCGCCGGCGATGCCTTCGATGCCGGCTTCATCGCCGCGCGCCTGCACGGGCTGTCGCTGGACGCTGCCGCTCGGCAGGGCTGCCGATGCGGTGCGGCGTGCTGCAGCGCGCTGGGTGCGCTGGACGGCCTGGCTTCCCTGCCTCCCCTTTTCTCCCCCCCTGAGGACATTCCATGA